In a genomic window of Rhododendron vialii isolate Sample 1 chromosome 12a, ASM3025357v1:
- the LOC131310122 gene encoding F-box/kelch-repeat protein At4g19870-like isoform X1 encodes MASSSQSSLPPTEKSVYVRAINSDFDNEWYSFPLNGPPYIRDGKRKRGLGRRKRKRGIGGRSLPLLTPLNPKMNSLFASFAVVDSTIYSIGGNSPGMDTAWEVYREVCSWDTSRVEEESWETSPSMGGARSIPQVVTLNGMIYVMGGISGEDDGPHPWAEVFDPKSGSWSSLNQPCPKPSFGGSFSAALPSTNQVLVGSAVDGFICLYNVGSKTWEHLHHEIDCLPSSDERPVVAGTTLFWFQYGMLHAYDLLGKWNYSAPVRGLEDVVPLEVFKPDSGCSSSQLLCLADNDVCLVCCEYSNTKKHLGLLHCIRISVSPIILRGRKAHFDAVVATSQAYFFKMPRAIRDAVLMDDLFTLLKE; translated from the exons ATGGCATCCTCATCGCAATCTTCTCTTCCTCCCACCGAGAAATCTGTCTACGTTCGAGCAATTAACAGCGACTTCGACAACGAATGGTATTCCTTCCCCCTTAACGGCCCTCCTTACATACGCGATGGAAAGCGAAAACGAGGTCTTGGTCGTAGGAAGCGAAAACGAGGTATTGGTGGTCGTAGTCTCCCGCTTCTCACCCCGCTAAATCCGAAGATGAATTCTCTGTTTGCCAGCTTTGCAGTGGTCGACTCCACAATATACAGTATTGGAGGTAATTCCCCCGGCATGGACACTGCTTGGGAGGTCTACCGTGAGGTCTGCAGTTGGGATACGAGCCGTGTCGAAGAAGAATCCTGGGAGACAAGTCCTTCAATGGGCGGTGCTAGATCCATTCCCCAAGTGGTTACGCTGAACGGTATGATTTATGTGATGGGTGGGATTAGTGGCGAAGATGATGGTCCTCACCCATGGGCCGAAGTTTTTGACCCCAAGTCTGGTTCTTGGAGTTCCCTCAATCAACCTTGTCCAAAGCCTTCGTTTGGCGGATCCTTTTCCGCGGCTCTGCCTAGCACCAATCAGGTGTTAGTGGGATCAGCCGTAGATGGATTCATTTGTTTATACAACGTAGGATCGAAAACTTGGGAGCATTTGCATCATGAGATTGATTGTCTTCCCTCCTCAGATGAGCGCCCGGTGGTAGCAGGCACAACTTTGTTCTGGTTTCAATACGGCATGCTTCACGCCTATGATTTGCTCGGGAAATGGAATTATTCAGCCCCTGTAAGGGGCTTGGAGGATGTTGTGCCGCTAGAAGTGTTCAAACCGGATAGTGGTTGTTCCTCTTCACAGTTGCTTTGTCTCGCCGACAATGACGTCTGTTTGGTTTGCTGCGAGTActcaaacaccaaaaaacatCTGGGTCTGCTTCATTGCATCAGAATTTCCGTTTCACCAATTATTTTGCGCGGTCGCAAGGCTCACTTTGATGCCGTTGTTGCAACTTCCCAAGCTTATTTCTTCAAAATGCCGCGTGCAATCCGTGATGCAGTGCTGAT GGATGACCTTTTCACTTTACTTAAAGAATAG
- the LOC131310124 gene encoding protein WVD2-like 7 isoform X1: protein MGESIVEAPKMRDSSLASSTTLEVSVSFGRFENDSLSWEKWSTFSPNKYLEEVEKCSTPGSVAQKKAYFEAHYKKIAARKAAEQLEQERQMETNAGQNGEENVGNTSLTDTKLGTASNGQVSAEAELVDQIGVSSRSRSDESNENASISIERQSLPVDGIKEDEMDSIMEKLELNKSEEAVLVQEETLSIMEKLELNKSEEAVLVQEETLSIMEKLELNRSEEAVLVQEETRLNGFEGKGELPPVLIQENPCVSEFQDKVEVESPVQPPSSFEKGRGNTMENKNEKIRLDSANKIQRVKITPSKKENDKLDASNKYQKMILSKKEKSFPGTKKKQASPLPKKSPEISTPKTSKPTPTSTGLNASWSSSKNAYSSSSPRSKFLNAGESKKVAPSMHMSLNLGTANSDSTSITTPRKSLFMEKMGDKDIVKRAFKTFQNSFTQVRASGDDKSSRRKEVSTTMPEHKLSTSLTPQKEKEGLRKTAENMDAHRAQLGRSWNTISAGSLKGAGMDHRSAKPAPSFSMRSSERSEKRKEKLEGKSYSKEAEKTRPSSKSKLTHEEKEAEMKKLRQSLNFKATPMPSFYRGHTISKNSLDKERAKDKHQLHHHRPETQR, encoded by the exons ATGGGTGAATCAATTGTTGAAGCTCCAAAG ATGAGAGATTCATCACTTGCCTCTAGTACTACATTGGAAGTATCAGTTTCGTTTGGTAGGTTTGAGAATGATTCACTTTCGTGGGAGAAATGGTCAACTTTTTccccaaataagtacttagaaGAAGTTGAGAAGTGCTCGACTCCCGGATCGGTAGCTCAGAAGAAGGCTTACTTTGAAGCCCATTACAAGAAAATTGCTGCCCGAAAGGCGGCTGAACAACTGGAGCAGGAGAGGCAAATGGAAACAAACGCTGGCCAAAATGGTGAAGAAAATGTTGGAAACACTTCTTTGACTGATACCAAACTTGGTACAGCCAGTAATGGTCAAGTCTCTGCCGAAGCTGAACTAGTTGATCAGATTGGAGTCTCGAGTAGAAGCCGATCTGATGAGTCCAATGAGAATGCATCAATATCCATAGAGCGTCAAAGCCTGCCAGTTGATGGAATTAAGGAAGATGAGATGGATAGCATAATGGAAAAGCTTGAACTGAATAAATCAGAAGAAGCTGTTTTGGTTCAAGAGGAAACTCTATCCATCATGGAAAAGCTTGAACTGAATAAATCAGAAGAAGCTGTTTTGGTTCAAGAGGAAACTCTATCCATCATGGAAAAGCTTGAACTGAATAGATCAGAAGAAGCCGTTTTGGTTCAAGAGGAAACTCGTCTAAATGGATTTGAGGGGAAAGGGGAATTGCCACCTGTTTTGATTCAAGAGAATCCCTGTGTAAGTGAATTTCAAGACAAGGTGGAGGTTGAATCGCCAGTCCAACCACCAAGTAGCTTTGAGAAGGGGAGGGGAAACActatggaaaacaaaaatgagaaaatcagATTGGATTCGGCAAACAAAATTCAAAGGGTTAAG ATTACTCCCTCGAAAAAGGAGAACGATAAACTGGATGCATCAAACAAATATCAAAAG ATGATTCTGTCCAAAAAGGAGAAGAGTTTTCCAGGAACAAAGAAGAAACAAGCATCACCTTTGCCCAAAAAATCTCCAGAAATATCCACCCCCAAAACATCAAAACCAACACCAACCTCTACTGGGCTTAATGCCTCTTGGTCATCTTCAAAGAATGCATACAGTTCATCATCACCAAGGAGCAAATTTCTTAATGCAGGAGAAAGCAAGAAAGTCGCTCCATCGATGCACATGTCCCTTAACCTTGGTACTGCAAATTCTGATTCAACTTCAATTACCACACCCAGGAAGTCGCTGTTTATGGAGAAAATGGGGGATAAAGACATTGTTAAGCGAGCATTTAAGACATTTCAAAACAGTTTCACCCAAGTAAGAGCTTCTGGTGATGATAAATCTTCTAGAAGAAAGGAG GTATCGACTACAATGCCAGAACATAAGCTGTCCACTTCTTTGACTCCTCAGAAGGAAAAAGAGGG ATTAAGGAAGACTGCAGAGAATATGGATGCTCATAGAGCTCAACTGGGAAGAAGCTGGAACACTATCTCAGCCGG GTCACTAAAAGGAGCTGGTATGGATCACAGGAGTGCAAAGCCTGCCCCATCTTTCAGCATGAGAAGTAGTGAGAgatctgaaaaaagaaaagag AAACTGGAGGGAAAATCATATTCCAAAGAGGCAGAAAAAACACGCCCTAGTTCAAAGTCAAag TTGACTCACGAGGAAAAGGAGGCTGAGATGAAGAAGCTAAGACAGAGCCTCAATTTCAAAGCCACTCCTATGCCAAGTTTCTATCGAGGGCACACGATATCGAAAAACTCTTTAGATAAG GAGCGTGCCAAGGATAAGCACCAGCTGCACCACCATCGACCAGAAACACAGAGGTAA
- the LOC131310124 gene encoding protein WVD2-like 7 isoform X2, which translates to MGESIVEAPKMRDSSLASSTTLEVSVSFGRFENDSLSWEKWSTFSPNKYLEEVEKCSTPGSVAQKKAYFEAHYKKIAARKAAEQLEQERQMETNAGQNGEENVGNTSLTDTKLGTASNGQVSAEAELVDQIGVSSRSRSDESNENASISIERQSLPVDGIKEDEMDSIMEKLELNKSEEAVLVQEETLSIMEKLELNKSEEAVLVQEETLSIMEKLELNRSEEAVLVQEETRLNGFEGKGELPPVLIQENPCVSEFQDKVEVESPVQPPSSFEKGRGNTMENKNEKIRLDSANKIQRVKITPSKKENDKLDASNKYQKMILSKKEKSFPGTKKKQASPLPKKSPEISTPKTSKPTPTSTGLNASWSSSKNAYSSSSPRSKFLNAGESKKVAPSMHMSLNLGTANSDSTSITTPRKSLFMEKMGDKDIVKRAFKTFQNSFTQVRASGDDKSSRRKEVSTTMPEHKLSTSLTPQKEKEGLRKTAENMDAHRAQLGRSWNTISAGSLKGAGMDHRSAKPAPSFSMRSSERSEKRKEKLEGKSYSKEAEKTRPSSKSKEAEMKKLRQSLNFKATPMPSFYRGHTISKNSLDKERAKDKHQLHHHRPETQR; encoded by the exons ATGGGTGAATCAATTGTTGAAGCTCCAAAG ATGAGAGATTCATCACTTGCCTCTAGTACTACATTGGAAGTATCAGTTTCGTTTGGTAGGTTTGAGAATGATTCACTTTCGTGGGAGAAATGGTCAACTTTTTccccaaataagtacttagaaGAAGTTGAGAAGTGCTCGACTCCCGGATCGGTAGCTCAGAAGAAGGCTTACTTTGAAGCCCATTACAAGAAAATTGCTGCCCGAAAGGCGGCTGAACAACTGGAGCAGGAGAGGCAAATGGAAACAAACGCTGGCCAAAATGGTGAAGAAAATGTTGGAAACACTTCTTTGACTGATACCAAACTTGGTACAGCCAGTAATGGTCAAGTCTCTGCCGAAGCTGAACTAGTTGATCAGATTGGAGTCTCGAGTAGAAGCCGATCTGATGAGTCCAATGAGAATGCATCAATATCCATAGAGCGTCAAAGCCTGCCAGTTGATGGAATTAAGGAAGATGAGATGGATAGCATAATGGAAAAGCTTGAACTGAATAAATCAGAAGAAGCTGTTTTGGTTCAAGAGGAAACTCTATCCATCATGGAAAAGCTTGAACTGAATAAATCAGAAGAAGCTGTTTTGGTTCAAGAGGAAACTCTATCCATCATGGAAAAGCTTGAACTGAATAGATCAGAAGAAGCCGTTTTGGTTCAAGAGGAAACTCGTCTAAATGGATTTGAGGGGAAAGGGGAATTGCCACCTGTTTTGATTCAAGAGAATCCCTGTGTAAGTGAATTTCAAGACAAGGTGGAGGTTGAATCGCCAGTCCAACCACCAAGTAGCTTTGAGAAGGGGAGGGGAAACActatggaaaacaaaaatgagaaaatcagATTGGATTCGGCAAACAAAATTCAAAGGGTTAAG ATTACTCCCTCGAAAAAGGAGAACGATAAACTGGATGCATCAAACAAATATCAAAAG ATGATTCTGTCCAAAAAGGAGAAGAGTTTTCCAGGAACAAAGAAGAAACAAGCATCACCTTTGCCCAAAAAATCTCCAGAAATATCCACCCCCAAAACATCAAAACCAACACCAACCTCTACTGGGCTTAATGCCTCTTGGTCATCTTCAAAGAATGCATACAGTTCATCATCACCAAGGAGCAAATTTCTTAATGCAGGAGAAAGCAAGAAAGTCGCTCCATCGATGCACATGTCCCTTAACCTTGGTACTGCAAATTCTGATTCAACTTCAATTACCACACCCAGGAAGTCGCTGTTTATGGAGAAAATGGGGGATAAAGACATTGTTAAGCGAGCATTTAAGACATTTCAAAACAGTTTCACCCAAGTAAGAGCTTCTGGTGATGATAAATCTTCTAGAAGAAAGGAG GTATCGACTACAATGCCAGAACATAAGCTGTCCACTTCTTTGACTCCTCAGAAGGAAAAAGAGGG ATTAAGGAAGACTGCAGAGAATATGGATGCTCATAGAGCTCAACTGGGAAGAAGCTGGAACACTATCTCAGCCGG GTCACTAAAAGGAGCTGGTATGGATCACAGGAGTGCAAAGCCTGCCCCATCTTTCAGCATGAGAAGTAGTGAGAgatctgaaaaaagaaaagag AAACTGGAGGGAAAATCATATTCCAAAGAGGCAGAAAAAACACGCCCTAGTTCAAAGTCAAag GAGGCTGAGATGAAGAAGCTAAGACAGAGCCTCAATTTCAAAGCCACTCCTATGCCAAGTTTCTATCGAGGGCACACGATATCGAAAAACTCTTTAGATAAG GAGCGTGCCAAGGATAAGCACCAGCTGCACCACCATCGACCAGAAACACAGAGGTAA
- the LOC131310122 gene encoding F-box/kelch-repeat protein At4g19870-like isoform X2, producing MASSSQSSLPPTEKSVYVRAINSDFDNEWYSFPLNGPPYIRDGKRKRGLGRRKRKRGIGGRSLPLLTPLNPKMNSLFASFAVVDSTIYSIGGNSPGMDTAWEVYREVCSWDTSRVEEESWETSPSMGGARSIPQVVTLNGMIYVMGGISGEDDGPHPWAEVFDPKSGSWSSLNQPCPKPSFGGSFSAALPSTNQVLVGSAVDGFICLYNVGSKTWEHLHHEIDCLPSSDERPVVAGTTLFWFQYGMLHAYDLLGKWNYSAPVRGLEDVVPLEVFKPDSGCSSSQLLCLADNDVCLVCCEYSNTKKHLGLLHCIRISVSPIILRGRKAHFDAVVATSQAYFFKMPRAIRDAVLMFC from the exons ATGGCATCCTCATCGCAATCTTCTCTTCCTCCCACCGAGAAATCTGTCTACGTTCGAGCAATTAACAGCGACTTCGACAACGAATGGTATTCCTTCCCCCTTAACGGCCCTCCTTACATACGCGATGGAAAGCGAAAACGAGGTCTTGGTCGTAGGAAGCGAAAACGAGGTATTGGTGGTCGTAGTCTCCCGCTTCTCACCCCGCTAAATCCGAAGATGAATTCTCTGTTTGCCAGCTTTGCAGTGGTCGACTCCACAATATACAGTATTGGAGGTAATTCCCCCGGCATGGACACTGCTTGGGAGGTCTACCGTGAGGTCTGCAGTTGGGATACGAGCCGTGTCGAAGAAGAATCCTGGGAGACAAGTCCTTCAATGGGCGGTGCTAGATCCATTCCCCAAGTGGTTACGCTGAACGGTATGATTTATGTGATGGGTGGGATTAGTGGCGAAGATGATGGTCCTCACCCATGGGCCGAAGTTTTTGACCCCAAGTCTGGTTCTTGGAGTTCCCTCAATCAACCTTGTCCAAAGCCTTCGTTTGGCGGATCCTTTTCCGCGGCTCTGCCTAGCACCAATCAGGTGTTAGTGGGATCAGCCGTAGATGGATTCATTTGTTTATACAACGTAGGATCGAAAACTTGGGAGCATTTGCATCATGAGATTGATTGTCTTCCCTCCTCAGATGAGCGCCCGGTGGTAGCAGGCACAACTTTGTTCTGGTTTCAATACGGCATGCTTCACGCCTATGATTTGCTCGGGAAATGGAATTATTCAGCCCCTGTAAGGGGCTTGGAGGATGTTGTGCCGCTAGAAGTGTTCAAACCGGATAGTGGTTGTTCCTCTTCACAGTTGCTTTGTCTCGCCGACAATGACGTCTGTTTGGTTTGCTGCGAGTActcaaacaccaaaaaacatCTGGGTCTGCTTCATTGCATCAGAATTTCCGTTTCACCAATTATTTTGCGCGGTCGCAAGGCTCACTTTGATGCCGTTGTTGCAACTTCCCAAGCTTATTTCTTCAAAATGCCGCGTGCAATCCGTGATGCAGTGCTGAT gtttTGCTGA
- the LOC131310125 gene encoding germin-like protein subfamily 1 member 1 — protein MYIMSPKSFPLLFLILILALLPGVVKPDPDPLQDYCIGDTIKPQSFFANGAPCLDPSLVLPSHFTTSALTEQGNTANMFGFNLTLTSTVNLPGANTQGLTMARVNLAANGIVPLHSHPRASEVTICLQGSILVGFVNTSNYLYTQNLRQGDSFVFPKGLIHFLYNVDAMNPALAVSGLSSQNPGAQIASLAAFASKPAIPDDVLKKSFQISGQDMATIRKHLGG, from the coding sequence ATGTACATTATGAGCCCCAAATCTTTCCCACTCCTGTTCTTGATCCTCATACTAGCTCTATTACCGGGCGTCGTCAAACCTGACCCAGACCCGCTCCAAGACTACTGCATTGGAGACACAATAAAACCCCAATCTTTCTTCGCAAACGGTGCGCCATGCCTCGACCCCTCGCTAGTGCTCCCTTCTCACTTCACAACCTCAGCCCTGACCGAACAAGGCAACACCGCCAACATGTTTGGGTTCAACCTCACTCTGACTAGCACCGTAAACCTCCCCGGAGCCAACACCCAAGGCTTGACCATGGCTCGAGTCAACCTGGCGGCCAACGGGATTGTACCGCTTCACTCGCACCCGCGGGCATCTGAAGTGACCATATGCCTCCAGGGCTCGATTCTCGTGGGATTCGTCAACACTTCCAATTACCTCTACACGCAAAACTTGAGACAGGGCGACTCGTTTGTTTTCCCCAAGGGTTTGATTCATTTCTTGTACAATGTGGACGCCATGAATCCTGCGCTAGCTGTGTCCGGGCTCAGCAGCCAGAATCCTGGCGCACAAATTGCTTCCCTTGCTGCATTCGCCTCAAAGCCGGCCATACCGGATGATGTTCTTAAAAAGTCATTTCAAATCAGTGGCCAAGACATGGCTACAATTAGAAAGCACCTTGGAGGGTGA
- the LOC131310124 gene encoding protein WVD2-like 7 isoform X3, giving the protein MGESIVEAPKMRDSSLASSTTLEVSVSFGRFENDSLSWEKWSTFSPNKYLEEVEKCSTPGSVAQKKAYFEAHYKKIAARKAAEQLEQERQMETNAGQNGEENVGNTSLTDTKLGTASNGQVSAEAELVDQIGVSSRSRSDESNENASISIERQSLPVDGIKEDEMDSIMEKLELNKSEEAVLVQEETLSIMEKLELNKSEEAVLVQEETLSIMEKLELNRSEEAVLVQEETRLNGFEGKGELPPVLIQENPCVSEFQDKVEVESPVQPPSSFEKGRGNTMENKNEKIRLDSANKIQRVKITPSKKENDKLDASNKYQKMILSKKEKSFPGTKKKQASPLPKKSPEISTPKTSKPTPTSTGLNASWSSSKNAYSSSSPRSKFLNAGESKKVAPSMHMSLNLGTANSDSTSITTPRKSLFMEKMGDKDIVKRAFKTFQNSFTQVRASGDDKSSRRKEVSTTMPEHKLSTSLTPQKEKEGLRKTAENMDAHRAQLGRSWNTISAGSLKGAGMDHRSAKPAPSFSMRSSERSEKRKEERAKDKHQLHHHRPETQR; this is encoded by the exons ATGGGTGAATCAATTGTTGAAGCTCCAAAG ATGAGAGATTCATCACTTGCCTCTAGTACTACATTGGAAGTATCAGTTTCGTTTGGTAGGTTTGAGAATGATTCACTTTCGTGGGAGAAATGGTCAACTTTTTccccaaataagtacttagaaGAAGTTGAGAAGTGCTCGACTCCCGGATCGGTAGCTCAGAAGAAGGCTTACTTTGAAGCCCATTACAAGAAAATTGCTGCCCGAAAGGCGGCTGAACAACTGGAGCAGGAGAGGCAAATGGAAACAAACGCTGGCCAAAATGGTGAAGAAAATGTTGGAAACACTTCTTTGACTGATACCAAACTTGGTACAGCCAGTAATGGTCAAGTCTCTGCCGAAGCTGAACTAGTTGATCAGATTGGAGTCTCGAGTAGAAGCCGATCTGATGAGTCCAATGAGAATGCATCAATATCCATAGAGCGTCAAAGCCTGCCAGTTGATGGAATTAAGGAAGATGAGATGGATAGCATAATGGAAAAGCTTGAACTGAATAAATCAGAAGAAGCTGTTTTGGTTCAAGAGGAAACTCTATCCATCATGGAAAAGCTTGAACTGAATAAATCAGAAGAAGCTGTTTTGGTTCAAGAGGAAACTCTATCCATCATGGAAAAGCTTGAACTGAATAGATCAGAAGAAGCCGTTTTGGTTCAAGAGGAAACTCGTCTAAATGGATTTGAGGGGAAAGGGGAATTGCCACCTGTTTTGATTCAAGAGAATCCCTGTGTAAGTGAATTTCAAGACAAGGTGGAGGTTGAATCGCCAGTCCAACCACCAAGTAGCTTTGAGAAGGGGAGGGGAAACActatggaaaacaaaaatgagaaaatcagATTGGATTCGGCAAACAAAATTCAAAGGGTTAAG ATTACTCCCTCGAAAAAGGAGAACGATAAACTGGATGCATCAAACAAATATCAAAAG ATGATTCTGTCCAAAAAGGAGAAGAGTTTTCCAGGAACAAAGAAGAAACAAGCATCACCTTTGCCCAAAAAATCTCCAGAAATATCCACCCCCAAAACATCAAAACCAACACCAACCTCTACTGGGCTTAATGCCTCTTGGTCATCTTCAAAGAATGCATACAGTTCATCATCACCAAGGAGCAAATTTCTTAATGCAGGAGAAAGCAAGAAAGTCGCTCCATCGATGCACATGTCCCTTAACCTTGGTACTGCAAATTCTGATTCAACTTCAATTACCACACCCAGGAAGTCGCTGTTTATGGAGAAAATGGGGGATAAAGACATTGTTAAGCGAGCATTTAAGACATTTCAAAACAGTTTCACCCAAGTAAGAGCTTCTGGTGATGATAAATCTTCTAGAAGAAAGGAG GTATCGACTACAATGCCAGAACATAAGCTGTCCACTTCTTTGACTCCTCAGAAGGAAAAAGAGGG ATTAAGGAAGACTGCAGAGAATATGGATGCTCATAGAGCTCAACTGGGAAGAAGCTGGAACACTATCTCAGCCGG GTCACTAAAAGGAGCTGGTATGGATCACAGGAGTGCAAAGCCTGCCCCATCTTTCAGCATGAGAAGTAGTGAGAgatctgaaaaaagaaaagag GAGCGTGCCAAGGATAAGCACCAGCTGCACCACCATCGACCAGAAACACAGAGGTAA